In Gimesia benthica, a single window of DNA contains:
- a CDS encoding DUF4159 domain-containing protein, which produces MNKTLISLAAAGIILIVATICIGQYRSRSPMDRNGVPEWKVDPEFQHDVFTFVRIRYNSHRGWRRWATDYPDSDLNFSYRLQQLTSLKVDPEGRILELTDEELFNYPFIYLIEPGSLEFTEEEVTALRRYLTNGGFMMVDDFWGEAEWDNFAWEMKRVFPDRELVDIPLEHPIFHCVYDLKEKPQVPSIGVAQWGRSEGITWEREDAREVHYRGLFDDSGRLMAVVCHNTDLGDGWEREGEDKWYFREFSEKKAYPLGINIVFYAMTH; this is translated from the coding sequence ATGAACAAAACCCTGATTTCACTGGCAGCCGCAGGCATCATACTGATCGTCGCCACGATCTGTATTGGACAGTACCGCTCCCGCAGCCCCATGGACCGGAATGGTGTTCCGGAATGGAAAGTTGATCCCGAGTTCCAGCACGACGTCTTCACATTCGTCCGCATCCGCTACAACTCACACCGGGGCTGGCGCCGCTGGGCTACCGATTATCCAGACAGTGATCTGAACTTCTCCTACCGTCTACAGCAATTAACTTCGCTGAAGGTCGATCCCGAAGGTCGAATCCTCGAACTGACGGACGAGGAGCTTTTCAATTACCCGTTTATCTATCTAATCGAGCCCGGCTCCCTTGAATTTACGGAAGAAGAAGTCACCGCCCTGCGACGTTACCTGACCAACGGTGGCTTCATGATGGTGGATGATTTCTGGGGAGAAGCCGAGTGGGACAATTTTGCCTGGGAAATGAAACGTGTTTTTCCGGACCGCGAACTGGTCGACATCCCTCTTGAGCATCCCATATTCCATTGTGTGTATGACCTCAAAGAAAAACCGCAAGTCCCCAGTATTGGCGTCGCCCAGTGGGGACGCTCTGAAGGAATTACCTGGGAACGGGAAGATGCCCGGGAAGTGCATTATCGCGGCCTGTTCGACGATAGCGGCCGATTGATGGCGGTTGTCTGTCACAATACCGATCTGGGTGATGGCTGGGAACGGGAAGGGGAGGACAAATGGTACTTCCGTGAGTTCTCTGA